A region of the Prevotella melaninogenica genome:
GGCACCTAAAGGTCCTTTCTGTCGGACGTCAACACCGACGGCATACTTTAGCAAATCGTTTACACTTTGTACTGGTGCCGCCTGGATATCCTCACGACTCAGTACAGTTACCATTCTCGCCTGCTGACTAACTGTCAGCGGTGCTCGCGTTCCTGTTACGCTCACTTCCTCCATCATCACGCCTCGGTTAGTGATAGTTGAGTCTGTCTCTGCCTTCTCTGTCTCAACGCTAATGCCTTTGGCAGTAGCATTTTGTAAGGTAGCGACGCTCAGCACACCAATCAGAACCTCTTTCCCAAGAACAGAAAAGAGCGAATAGCCGTGGTTGGTGAAGTGTTTGAACTTCAGAACGCTGCGCTTTTGAAATGTTGGTTTGTACATAAATATAATTAAAGAAAACGTCGGAAGAGAGAACTTTTCTCCTACCGACAAACGAGTGCAAAAGTACTAAAACTTTTTGTAATGGCGTGGATTAATCGGTGATTATCAACTTTTATGTGGTTAAGGAGTAGAAAAACCTTCGTTTATGTACGTTATATTTGAGATTTTTACTACTTTTGTAGGCAATTAATTCTCGAAACAGACAAACGATTAATTGCACAATGAAAGCATTACGTGACCGTATCCTTAAGGATGGAAAGTGTTTCCCAGATGGTATCTTGAAGGTAGACAAGTTTATTAATCACCAGATGGACCCTAATCTGATGAAGCAGATTTGTGTGGAGTTTATCCGCCGTTATGCATCAACGGAAATCAACAAGATTATCACAATTGAAGCGAGTGGCATTGCTCCTGCCATTATGATGGGCTTTCTTCTCGACCTTCCTGTGGTCTTTGCGAAGAAGAAAAAGCCTTCGACAATGGGCGATATGCTTTCAACAAGCGTCTTCTCATTTACCAAGCAAAGAGAGTATCATGTCGTAATATCGAAGGAATACTTGGGTGAAGGTGATAAGGTGCTGTTTGTCGACGACTTCTTGGCTTATGGTAATGCAGCAAAAGGAATGATAGACCTTTGCAAGAAGGCAGGTGCAGAGTTAGTTGGTATGGGCTTTATCATAGAAAAAGCATTCCAACATGGTCGTGATGCGATTGAAGCAGCAGGTGTTCGCTGTGAGAGTTTGGCTATCATTGAGTCGCTTGAAAACTGTGAGATTAAAATGAGAGAAATATAAACGAGGTGGGCTTGTGTGCCCACCTTTCTTGTTTTATATGGTAATCATCTTTAATGCAAACGCTTCTTTAAAGCATTGAGATTACTCTTTAAGAGGCGTAGAACTAACTTTTAAGAAAGATGATGCTGTACTTTGGAACTACCAAAGCTACCCTCTTATTTCAGTAAAGAATAACATCTTACCTTTATTATATCGTTTTAAATAACAAAAAGAATGGAAAAGTCTAAGGAACTTATCTATGGTCTGAATGATCGTCCACCAATTCGTGAAACTATTTTTGCTGCTTTGCAGCATCTGTTGGCAATCTTCGTGGCCATTATCACACCACCACTCATTATTAGTTCAGCATTGAAATTTGATTTGGATACCACTGGTTTCCTTGTGTCAATGTCTCTCTTCGTGTCAGGATTGGCTACTTTTATTCAGTGTCGTAGGTTTGGTCCGATTGGAGCTGGTCTTCTTTGTATCCAAGGAACCTCTTTCTCTTTTATCAGTCCTATTATTGGTGCAGGTATGCTGGGTATGGTTAATGGCAAGATGAATGTAGAGATGGGACTCAGTTATATCTTTGGTGCCTGTCTTGTTGCATCTGCTGTAGAGATGATTGTGAGTCGTCTCTTGCCTTACACACGTAAGATTATCACACCATTGGTATCAGGTATCGTTGTTTCCCTCATCGGTATGTGTCTTATTAAGGCTGGTATTAACTCTTGCGGAGGTGGTCAAGCCGCTGTTGATGGTGGTACATTCGGTTCATTGCAGAACCTTGGACTTGCTTTACTCGTATTGGTTAGCATCATTTTCTTCAATCGTTCAAACAATCGTTTCCTACGTATGGCATCTATTGTGTTGGGTTTGTTGATTGGTTGTATAGCAGCGTATGCACTGAAGATGATAGACTTCTCAAACCTTACTGGTGGTGAGAGTCTAAATGTTCCAGTTCCTTTTAAATATGGTTTGAACTTTGATTTGGGTACCATCATTGGTATTGGACTTATTTATTTAGTAACAGCAGTTGAGGCTTTTGGTGATATTACAGCCAATTCGCTCATCTCTGGTGAACCTGTTGAGGGTCCTGTCTTTATGAAGAGAGCGCAGGGAGGTGTTTTCGCAGATGGTTTCAACTCTTTCTTGGCTGCTGTCTTCAATAGTTTTCCAAACTCAATCTTTGCCCAAAACAATGGTATGATACAGCTTACAGGTGTTGCCAGCCGTTATGTTGGTTATTTTATTGCAGGTGCTTTGGTACTTTTAGGACTCTTCCCTGTTGTTGGTAAGGTGTTCTCACTTATCCCTGACCCTGTACTGGGTGGTGCAACCTTGTTGATGTTCGGTACAGTTGCTGCAGCAGGTATTCGTATCATAGCTTCTACTGAGATTACTCGTAAAGCAGTGTTGGTTATGGCTATCAGTTTTGCAATGGGTCTGAGTGTAGAGATGGTGCCTGGTATTCTTGACAAAATGCCTGATATCATCAAGAACATTTTCTCAAGTGGTATCACCACAGGAGGTCTTACAGCCATCCTTGCTAATGCTCTTATCCGTATCAAGGAGTAAACTTGAACAATATTGAAAACCAAAGAATCAATAATGATTTAAGTGTTTTCAGTAAGAAATAAGCAGTTTTTTACTATCCTTTCGGTACATTCTCCTTTTAAATGTTTATCTTTGCAGAAGATAGAAGGAGAATGTACCGATTGTGTTTCTCCGTGAAGTATAAATTATTTCTTAATAGAACAGAATAATAACAAGACTATGTCAAATCAGAATAAGCAGCGTAAATTCACAAAGTCGCTGACCTTTAAAGCTCTTTGTGTACTGGTTGTCCTCGTATTCTTGGGCTTAATTTATAATTTTATTGTGTCTTCCAATGATGGTCCTATGACGGAACAAGAGCAGGAAGAGGTACAGAAGCGTAATGCAGATGTAGATACAATAGATATTGTAGGTAATTATTTATGGCCTAATATGAAGCCTTCAAAAGAAGATTTGATGACTGATGAGGAGAAAGCTGCTGAGGCTGAAAAGGCTAAGGCGGGAAAAGAAGATAAGGGGAAGGAGGCTTCTGATAAGGTGCATTCTAATGAATACGATGCTCCTATTGCTGCACCTGCTCCAGACATTACTCCATCTTCAGAACTTCCTGCTAAGCAGGCAGCACCTTCTATTGAGAAGATGGAGGCTCCAAAGATTGAGAAGATTGAATAGTATAAGAACTGTTCTTTAGGCTGAACAGTAGACTATAAGAATCTTCACAACTTTGTGTAAACATTGTTCTAACACTTGTAAAGTAGAAAGAAAAATACTATAACGACTTAAAAGAAAGAGAGGTATGCAATGAAACGTTTAGTTTTATTTCTTTTTGTAGCTGTTCTAATAGTGGGCTGTGCTACAACTTATTATGACTCAGAGGGTAATCCTGTACCAAAGGAGAAGATGGAACAGTTGCGTACAGCTGCTGTGAAGGCTCACTTGGCAGAACATCGTTACCGTATATTTGTAGACCGAATGTATCCTATGCGTGGTCCTGCTGTCTATTTGCAGAATGAATGGGGAATGGAGGTAAGCGGTGATTCTGTTGGTCTTTTCCTTCCTTACTTTGGCAGAGTCTATCATGTTCCTTACGGACGTGGTGGCGGCTTGACGCTTGTTGAGCCTCTGACGAGTTATAAGGAAGAGCCAATGAAGGACGGACGTCGCATCTTTATGACAACACGTAGCGATTTTGAGAGCTACCAGATTGTTCTTGAAGTATTCAATAATGCCACTGTTTCGCTTGTAGTTAATCCGAGTGGGAAAGAAACTATTAGCTTCTCTGGAGTGATGGAACTCAATGATACTTTTACGCCAAAAGGTCATAAGACAAGTAAGAAGCGGCAGACAACATTTATGAAATTATGATTAACCGACTTTATACTTTGTTCCTGTCACTGTTCGTAAGCCTTGTGGCTTTCGCACAGTCGGCAGGAACTGTTGCGTCTAAGGATGCCATGCTTTATGAGTCATCCCGTCACCTCTATGAAAAGGGCAATACGCTGACGATTATCTCTAATGATTTCGAATGGCCAAAGGGGTTAGATGGCTCTGTTTTGCCAGAATTACAGCATTATCTTACATCCTTTTTCTTTGGTCAACCCTCTGATAGTTATGCGGCTGGCTGGAAGCAGTTTGAGTCTTCGTTAGGTAAAGAAGTGCGAGCGATAAAGGATGATGCGGGTGCTGAAAGGCGTTTTTATGATATGGGGTTAAGATGTCTTTGGTTGGAGCCAGGCAGATATATTTCTTTTCTTGCCCGCTTGGAGGAGCGTAATGCAACAAGTGTCATTACGGCAAAGCATTCTTATTTTACCTTTGACCTTATTAATAAGAAAGTCTTAACGCAGAATGATGTGTTTAATCAGACACGTATGTGGCAGGATCCTAACGTTCGTTATCAGTTTTATGAACTGTTAGATTATACGGCAAATACGCATACTGAGGACTCTATAAATTGGGATATTCTACCCAATCAGTTTGCACTGATAGGACAGAATATACGTTTCGACCTTGGTGTTGATAACGGTGGAGGAGTTTATTCAGAAGTAAGTAATGATATGGTAGATGTGCTTTTCTCTAAGAGTTTTAAGAAGTGGCAGAAACAGTCATTATCTTATGCAGGCACTAAGAAACTTCCTAATGAGGCTGTATATGTCTCTTTATCACCTGATTCTGTCTTCCCAGAAATATTGCCACAGTTTGATGGAAATTTAGCTGCGGCTATTGGGCAGAATATTTCCTATACAGGACTTAGCCCAGCAACAACTCCTGTGGGGAGAACTTATGCCTCTTTTATTGTTGATACGGATGGTTCCTTGAAAGATATAGTCTTTCTAACGGTAAATAATATTGAGTTGAACCGCAGTTTTGCTGCTGCACTTCAATTATTAAGAGGTTGGAAACCTGCAATACATAACGGTAAACCTGTAGCTTGTAGATATAACCTTCCCCTCACTTTACACTTCCAATAAGAGTCGTGCGGAGCCTTAGCACGTGTGGTGCGGATGGTAAGCACCAATGGTGCGGAGGCTTCGCACCAAACAAACAGATGTAGATGTGATTGTCAATAAAGAGATGGTTCAGAGTCGATTAATGCTTGCAGGTTGATTGCTTATTGGAAGTTTAAAAGCTACAAGAATCTGTTGTAAGTTGTTATATCAGTATTGGATGACCTTTACTTAGAATTGTGTGTAGATAAAAGGTTGGATACTATGATGACTAAGATTAATAACTAACTGCATAACAACAGCAAAGATACATAGCTTTATGAGCCATGAAGAATTTATAAACTTACTTTGCAGCCAGTTGTAATCAGCCTCTCGGATGCTATGAAGTTCTAAACTTATCAGCACTACGGCAAGCCATAATGGGTATTCCATTAGGAAGGTGTAGGCATCTGCGAGGCTTATGTTGTGCAGGATATTGTCGATTAATGTTGTAGCAGTCGTCATATCCGCTGCACGGAAGAATATCCATGCAAGGGAAACATAGCTAAATGTTATAAACCAACTGATTCCTTTAGTGTATTTATTGTCTGGTATCTTATCCAGTCCATTGTTTCGACAGAACTTATGAATAACCAAGCCAAAGCCGTGTAGCACACCCCAAACAATGAACATCCACGATGCACCATGCCATAACCCAGCTACAATCATGGCTAAGAAGCTATTGAGATAGGTGTGAAGTTCGCCTTTTCTGTTACCTCCTAATGGAATGTAAAGATAGTCGCGGAACCATGTTGAGAGGGCAATATGCCAACGATGCCAGAACTCTGTGAGGTTCAGACTCTGATAAGGAAATCTGAAGTTGTCTTTTAGTTCGTATCCCATTAGGGCTGCAACACCTATGGCAAGGTCGCTGTAGCCCGAGAAATCGAAGTAGATTTGAACTGAAAAGCCTAATACGCCCATTAAATTACCAAAGCCACTTTGGCTTGCTGGCGCATCAAAAACAATGTTATTGTATTGTGCAATATAGTCGGCGATGAGGGCTTTCTTTATCAGTCCGCAGATAATCAGCCATAAACCTTTATAGACAAGGTTATCGTTGACGTTGTCTTTGGGTGTCTGAACCTGCGGGAGCAATACTTCAGCGCGGGTGATAGGACCAGCGATAAGGAGTGGGAAAAAAGTAAGATAGAAAGCATAGTCAATCAGTTCTGCCGTCTTAGGATAGCGTCCCTTATAGATGTCAACGGTGTAACTGATAGCTTGAAAGGTGAAGAATGAGATACCGACAGGTAGCAACATCTTCTCTGGTGTGAAGTTACTGTGTAAGAGTTCGTGGAAAATCTCAAGTGTGAAGTTTGAGTATTTGTAGTAGAGTAGGGGTAACAACTCAGTTAGGATGACAATGGCAAGTCCAATTTTACGCACTTTTCCACGCTTTAAACGCATCATAAAGCAAGTGAGATACCATGAACTAATCGTAACAATGGGCAATAGCCACATCAAAACTCCATTCGCTTTGAAAGCAAAGAAAAGACTAAAAGCTATGACGTATGCCTTTGTCCATGTTTGGCGATAGCGGTTTAATCCTATGTATATGGCGAAGAAAATGAGGAAAGAAACCATAAATGGAAATGTACACAGCGACCAGTTCTTGTCTTGTGTAGACAAGAATTCAAATAAGGCGGTCGTCAACTGTGTTATATTTACCATTTATTAGTTGTTTGTGTGGTGCTCAGATTCTATTTAATAGCCTTCAAAGGATGGTTGCAAAAGCTTTGTTTTTGTTGCCTTATGATGGGCTTTTGGCTTATTGAGTTGTAGTGGGTTAGCACATTCCTTACTCCCTATAAACTTAGCTGCAGTGTCCATCCAGTAGGCAGCTGCTGCCCATGTAGGATGATAATGGTCGCTACCTCGTTCGAGTTTGAGGTTACGACTATCGAAGAAACGTCCTTTTCCGACATTCTCCTTTATGACATCATTGATGCCTGTGTCGCCATTCCACGTGGAAGGACTAATCCATACGAAGGGTATGTTATCTAACTTCTTCACCAACTGCTGTACATATTGTGTACGAATGGCAAGGTCGTTGATGAAGAGTTCATTGCTACCCAAACAGATAAGAACGTATGTTGGCTTGTATTCTGCAATGAAATGCTCTAACGTATGTGTTGTTCCCCAACGCTCTGTAGAAGAACTATACCAAATGACGGTATATAGTTTATGTCCATTTTCACCTGCGTAATCGCCTAACCGACGCGAAAGACCTTCTACCATTGAGTCTCCAATAAAGAGGATTGTCTGGTTACGACGCACCTTCTTTACGGTCTGTTTTGTTTGTTTTGTCTTTTCAACGATTGGTTGGCTAAGGTTGGCAAGTGTTATTTTGCGGATGGTATAGCTGCCCATTGTTATCTCAGTTGGGATAACAGCATAGACAATGATGGCTGCCATGACAGCAGCCATCAAGAGTAGT
Encoded here:
- the xpt gene encoding xanthine phosphoribosyltransferase; this translates as MKALRDRILKDGKCFPDGILKVDKFINHQMDPNLMKQICVEFIRRYASTEINKIITIEASGIAPAIMMGFLLDLPVVFAKKKKPSTMGDMLSTSVFSFTKQREYHVVISKEYLGEGDKVLFVDDFLAYGNAAKGMIDLCKKAGAELVGMGFIIEKAFQHGRDAIEAAGVRCESLAIIESLENCEIKMREI
- a CDS encoding nucleobase:cation symporter-2 family protein, which gives rise to MEKSKELIYGLNDRPPIRETIFAALQHLLAIFVAIITPPLIISSALKFDLDTTGFLVSMSLFVSGLATFIQCRRFGPIGAGLLCIQGTSFSFISPIIGAGMLGMVNGKMNVEMGLSYIFGACLVASAVEMIVSRLLPYTRKIITPLVSGIVVSLIGMCLIKAGINSCGGGQAAVDGGTFGSLQNLGLALLVLVSIIFFNRSNNRFLRMASIVLGLLIGCIAAYALKMIDFSNLTGGESLNVPVPFKYGLNFDLGTIIGIGLIYLVTAVEAFGDITANSLISGEPVEGPVFMKRAQGGVFADGFNSFLAAVFNSFPNSIFAQNNGMIQLTGVASRYVGYFIAGALVLLGLFPVVGKVFSLIPDPVLGGATLLMFGTVAAAGIRIIASTEITRKAVLVMAISFAMGLSVEMVPGILDKMPDIIKNIFSSGITTGGLTAILANALIRIKE
- a CDS encoding DUF4251 domain-containing protein, which translates into the protein MKRLVLFLFVAVLIVGCATTYYDSEGNPVPKEKMEQLRTAAVKAHLAEHRYRIFVDRMYPMRGPAVYLQNEWGMEVSGDSVGLFLPYFGRVYHVPYGRGGGLTLVEPLTSYKEEPMKDGRRIFMTTRSDFESYQIVLEVFNNATVSLVVNPSGKETISFSGVMELNDTFTPKGHKTSKKRQTTFMKL
- a CDS encoding energy transducer TonB produces the protein MINRLYTLFLSLFVSLVAFAQSAGTVASKDAMLYESSRHLYEKGNTLTIISNDFEWPKGLDGSVLPELQHYLTSFFFGQPSDSYAAGWKQFESSLGKEVRAIKDDAGAERRFYDMGLRCLWLEPGRYISFLARLEERNATSVITAKHSYFTFDLINKKVLTQNDVFNQTRMWQDPNVRYQFYELLDYTANTHTEDSINWDILPNQFALIGQNIRFDLGVDNGGGVYSEVSNDMVDVLFSKSFKKWQKQSLSYAGTKKLPNEAVYVSLSPDSVFPEILPQFDGNLAAAIGQNISYTGLSPATTPVGRTYASFIVDTDGSLKDIVFLTVNNIELNRSFAAALQLLRGWKPAIHNGKPVACRYNLPLTLHFQ
- a CDS encoding MBOAT family O-acyltransferase produces the protein MVNITQLTTALFEFLSTQDKNWSLCTFPFMVSFLIFFAIYIGLNRYRQTWTKAYVIAFSLFFAFKANGVLMWLLPIVTISSWYLTCFMMRLKRGKVRKIGLAIVILTELLPLLYYKYSNFTLEIFHELLHSNFTPEKMLLPVGISFFTFQAISYTVDIYKGRYPKTAELIDYAFYLTFFPLLIAGPITRAEVLLPQVQTPKDNVNDNLVYKGLWLIICGLIKKALIADYIAQYNNIVFDAPASQSGFGNLMGVLGFSVQIYFDFSGYSDLAIGVAALMGYELKDNFRFPYQSLNLTEFWHRWHIALSTWFRDYLYIPLGGNRKGELHTYLNSFLAMIVAGLWHGASWMFIVWGVLHGFGLVIHKFCRNNGLDKIPDNKYTKGISWFITFSYVSLAWIFFRAADMTTATTLIDNILHNISLADAYTFLMEYPLWLAVVLISLELHSIREADYNWLQSKFINSSWLIKLCIFAVVMQLVINLSHHSIQPFIYTQF
- a CDS encoding SGNH/GDSL hydrolase family protein translates to MHAQIKTLLLMAAVMAAIIVYAVIPTEITMGSYTIRKITLANLSQPIVEKTKQTKQTVKKVRRNQTILFIGDSMVEGLSRRLGDYAGENGHKLYTVIWYSSSTERWGTTHTLEHFIAEYKPTYVLICLGSNELFINDLAIRTQYVQQLVKKLDNIPFVWISPSTWNGDTGINDVIKENVGKGRFFDSRNLKLERGSDHYHPTWAAAAYWMDTAAKFIGSKECANPLQLNKPKAHHKATKTKLLQPSFEGY